The window CCAACTTCTCGAAGATTCGCCGCACAACGCGGTTCTTGCCGGAATGGATCTCTATACCCACCTGGCTCAGGTCCTCCTCGGTAACGTAGCTGATGGCATCGGCGTGGATCTCACCATCTTCCAGTTCAATACCATCGGCAATGGCCTGCATGTGCTCCATCGCCACAGGTTTATCCAACCAAACCTGATAGATCTTGCGCTTCTCATATTTGGGATGAGTCAGCTTCGATGCCAGGTCACCATCATTTGTCAGCAACAACACACCGGTAGTTGCCCTGTCGAGACGTCCCACCGGATAGATCCGCTCCTTGCAGGCTGCCTTCACCAGATCCATAACCGTCTTCCGGTTTTCAGGATCATCGGTTGTGGTAACAAATCCCTTCGGTTTATTGAGCAAAACATACACCTTGCTCTCCAGCGTTACCGGACGGTCGTGGAATACCACCTCATCGGCACGGGTAATCTTGGTACCCAGCTCGGTAACCACCTGACCGTTCACCTTCACCACACCTGCCTGGATAAACTCATCGGCCTCACGGCGAGAGCAGACACCTGCATTGGCAAGATACTTGTTGAGACGGATCGGAGCTGACGGATCGGCATTCTCCTTATACTTGATCTGCTTGAAGATTTTCTTCTTTTTAACCACCTTCTTCGGGGCCTGATTTACCGGCTGTGCATTCCGGTGCCTGCGAGCAGCATTGCCCTGGTTATTATAACTCCGCTCTCCTCCTGCACCATAAGCGCCTGAAGAGATTCTCTCCCCTACCCTCGGACGACGTTTTCTGCCACCTTCCTGAGGTGTGGAAGCATTCTCGTAATTTCTGTTGTAGTTCTCTTCGTACGATGGACGATAGTTCCCATCTTCGCGCTGTGGTCTTCTTTCAACATTATAATTTCTGTGTGCAGAAGAGTGTCTCTCATTGTTCGCGTCGCCATAATTCCGGCTGGGTCGCGAATCGTTGTTGTTCGTTGCCATTTCTTTTTTTAATTTTTAAATTTCAATAACCTCACGGTTTCCTTTTTAATAATACCTAAAACTGTTCGTTTCATGTTTCTGCAGAAAAAGTAATTCTGCCGATCAAATTCCTGTATAATTCTTGGGCGAAATCGCCTTTAGTTCCTCTTTTATCGATTCGTTTACATCCAACGAGTCGATAAAACTGGAGATGCTCTCCTGGGTTATGTGCCGGTTTGTACGCGTCAGCGCTTTCAGGGCTTCATACGGTTTTGGATAACCCTCCCTGCGTAGAATGGTCTGAATCCCTTCAGCCACTACAGCCCAATTATTCTCCAGATCACGTTCAATCGCCTCCTCATTCAACAGCAGTTTAGTCAACCCTTTTGTAGTGCTTTTAATTGCAATCAAACCGTGTGCCAACGGCATCCCGATATTGCGGATCACGGTAGAGTCGGTCAGGTCGCGCTGCAGCCTCGAGATTGGCAGTTTGGCTGCCAGGTGTTCGAGTAGAGCATTGGCAATCCCAAGGTTTCCCTCGGCATTTTCAAAATCGATGGGATTCACCTTGTGCGGCATGGCCGACGAGCCTACCTCTCCCTCCTTGATGCGCTGCTTGAAATACTCCATCGATATGTATTGCCACATGTCACGCGTCAAATCAACAAGAATGGTGTTGATCCGTTTCAGGGCATCGAAGGAGGCTGCCAGTGCGTCATAGTTCGATATCTGGGTGGTATACTCCTCACGGACCAACCCTAGCTTGTCCGATAAGAAACTCTCCGCAAAGCCTTTCCAGTCAATACCGGGATAGGCCACGCGGTGGGCGTTGAAATTTCCAGTTGCCCCGCCAAACTTGGCTTTTGCCGGAATATGCTTCAGCACTTCAATCTGGTTCCTGAGACGGTACTCGAAAACCCGTATCTCCTTTCCTAACCGGGTGGGAGATGCCGGTTGACCATGCGTCCTCGCCAGCATGGGAATCTCCTTCCACTCTTCGGCAAAACCGGCCAGCAGGCTTGCCAGCTCTTCAAGTTGCGGTACGTAGCTCTTCTCCAATGCTGCTTTCCACATCATCGGCGTGGCCGTATTGTTGATATCCTGCGATGTGAGCCCGAAGTGGATAAACTCCTTGAAAGCTTCGAGATCGAGCTCGTCGAACTTCTCCTTCAGAAAATACTCCACCGCCTTGACGTCGTGATTGGTAATCTTCTCTATCACTTTAATCCGCAAGGCATCCTGTTCCGAAAAATCATCCGCCACCTTCCTGAGCAGATCAAAAACGGAAGAATCCACCTTGTCGAGCGGAGAGATACCCAGTTCACAGAGAGCAATAAAGTACTCCACCTCCACTTTCGTGCGGTATTTAATCAGGGCATATTCCGAGAAATATTGAGTCAGTTCGCATGTTTTGTCCCAGTATCGTCCGTCAATGGGAGAGATGGCGAAAAGTTCGTCGAGTTTCATTATTAACACAATGGTTTTACTGATTTCGGAGCTGGCGAAAATCACTTTCTACCAGGCTTCATTCATCATGCTTTGATTTTCAGTACGTGCCGAAACAATTATTATACATTATATCTTCGTATCGCGAATACAAAAGTAGTGATAATTACAGTGCCGTAAAAATTTTTGTAAAATTATTTACGAATTATTTTGCTGCAAACGAAAAACGCTTTATCTTTGCATCACTTTTTCAGAAAGCAACCTCCAAGAGCGGAGAAAAGCAAAAAAGTAATCGGGCGTTTAGCTCAGCTGGTTCAGAGCATCTGCCTTACAAGCAGAGGGTCGGCGGTTCGAATCCGTCAACGCCCACCACTAAAAATCAAGCACTTGTCGATTCTTCGGTGAGTGCTTTTTTTTATTCCTGGTTATCATCTACCAAACACCTCTCTGTTACGGAAGA of the Petrimonas mucosa genome contains:
- a CDS encoding pseudouridine synthase; this encodes MATNNNDSRPSRNYGDANNERHSSAHRNYNVERRPQREDGNYRPSYEENYNRNYENASTPQEGGRKRRPRVGERISSGAYGAGGERSYNNQGNAARRHRNAQPVNQAPKKVVKKKKIFKQIKYKENADPSAPIRLNKYLANAGVCSRREADEFIQAGVVKVNGQVVTELGTKITRADEVVFHDRPVTLESKVYVLLNKPKGFVTTTDDPENRKTVMDLVKAACKERIYPVGRLDRATTGVLLLTNDGDLASKLTHPKYEKRKIYQVWLDKPVAMEHMQAIADGIELEDGEIHADAISYVTEEDLSQVGIEIHSGKNRVVRRIFEKLGYRVMKLDRVYFAGLTKKNLSRGKWRYLTEKEVNMLRMGAFD
- the purB gene encoding adenylosuccinate lyase; amino-acid sequence: MKLDELFAISPIDGRYWDKTCELTQYFSEYALIKYRTKVEVEYFIALCELGISPLDKVDSSVFDLLRKVADDFSEQDALRIKVIEKITNHDVKAVEYFLKEKFDELDLEAFKEFIHFGLTSQDINNTATPMMWKAALEKSYVPQLEELASLLAGFAEEWKEIPMLARTHGQPASPTRLGKEIRVFEYRLRNQIEVLKHIPAKAKFGGATGNFNAHRVAYPGIDWKGFAESFLSDKLGLVREEYTTQISNYDALAASFDALKRINTILVDLTRDMWQYISMEYFKQRIKEGEVGSSAMPHKVNPIDFENAEGNLGIANALLEHLAAKLPISRLQRDLTDSTVIRNIGMPLAHGLIAIKSTTKGLTKLLLNEEAIERDLENNWAVVAEGIQTILRREGYPKPYEALKALTRTNRHITQESISSFIDSLDVNESIKEELKAISPKNYTGI